Within the Medicago truncatula cultivar Jemalong A17 chromosome 4, MtrunA17r5.0-ANR, whole genome shotgun sequence genome, the region TAAAGACACCTATCAATTTAGAGTAAACAGTCGACTGATCATGTTCTCCGACTAGTTGTTGTCATACCAAGACTGTTTTTGAAGATAATCAATTATGCTCTTATCCACTTGAAAAGCTTTGGTAAGAACTTCGTCGGAAATAAGAGGATCTGATTTAAACAAAGCATTTGCAACAGTGATAACTCCTGGATTTTGACTGCTAAGTCCAGCAATAGCAACAGCGTTGCCATATCCCACATTCAGTTGAAAATGAATAAGACCAATTGGGAACACAAACACATCACCCTTGTTGAGCACCTTGGTAAAGAGACGATTGTTGTCTTGATTTGATGTGACAAATCCAACATAAAGAGTGCCTTCAAGTACTATAAGGATCTCTGTTCCTCTAGGGTGGATGTGAGGTGGGTTTAAACCCTTAGGCGCAAAATCAACGCGAGCCAAAGATATCCCAAGTGTGTTAAGTCCGAATAGTTGGTCTACAGTGACAGGAGTCACTTGAGAGCCTAGTGCGTTAGATGCATTCCCAGCTTCAACATGTTTGAAGAAATCTTCAGCTTTAACAAGTGCGGGGTCTTTACAGAATTTTCCATTCACAAATACTGCAAATTATCAAATCATAGTTTTGTTATATCAAAGAAATTATAGTATATTTTCAAGTAATGACCTAGCTAAACCAGGAAACAACCAAGAACCAAAACAAAAGAATCTatatttacaaggactaaaaccataaaaatatatttacagagactaaaacgaaaacGTATGATATTTGTAAGGAGCATCTTATATTAAGACTTAAAGTTAAGGAATATATACATACCACCATCTTTGGGGTCTTTGATTGCAACACAAAAGTCTTGGAGAGGGCTGGGATCAT harbors:
- the LOC11422481 gene encoding germin-like protein subfamily 1 member 7, with translation MKIIYFLVSILALASSLAFAYDPSPLQDFCVAIKDPKDGVFVNGKFCKDPALVKAEDFFKHVEAGNASNALGSQVTPVTVDQLFGLNTLGISLARVDFAPKGLNPPHIHPRGTEILIVLEGTLYVGFVTSNQDNNRLFTKVLNKGDVFVFPIGLIHFQLNVGYGNAVAIAGLSSQNPGVITVANALFKSDPLISDEVLTKAFQVDKSIIDYLQKQSWYDNN